From the genome of Opitutaceae bacterium, one region includes:
- a CDS encoding sigma-70 family RNA polymerase sigma factor, translating to MNPVAKALNKTLVASPERQQEADSDWAVVQRVQAGNVADFDGLIRKYRERVYAIVYNMTSNREDAADLTQDAFIKAFQSIHRFQGQSSFFTWLYRIAVNGTLSHLRRNKLRTFFSFEKIHDEEKSHEIISQLTDKTGGDRELFVKELQEKLNEALQKLSIKHRTVVTLFEIDGLSHEDIADVMDCSVGTVRSRLHYAKQLLQSELQAYVRS from the coding sequence ATGAACCCCGTTGCGAAAGCTCTGAACAAGACGCTTGTTGCGTCCCCTGAGCGGCAGCAGGAGGCGGATTCCGACTGGGCGGTTGTGCAGCGGGTGCAGGCGGGGAATGTTGCGGATTTCGATGGTCTGATCCGCAAGTATCGCGAGCGGGTGTATGCGATCGTCTACAATATGACGTCAAACCGTGAGGACGCGGCCGACTTGACGCAGGACGCCTTTATCAAGGCGTTTCAATCGATCCATCGCTTCCAGGGGCAGTCGTCCTTCTTTACCTGGCTCTACCGGATTGCGGTCAACGGCACGCTATCGCATCTCCGTAGAAACAAACTGCGCACGTTCTTCAGTTTTGAGAAAATTCATGATGAAGAGAAAAGTCATGAAATCATTTCGCAACTGACGGACAAGACAGGCGGTGATCGCGAATTGTTTGTAAAGGAACTTCAGGAAAAATTGAACGAGGCTCTTCAGAAACTGTCTATCAAGCATCGTACAGTGGTCACCTTGTTTGAAATCGACGGTTTGAGTCATGAGGATATCGCCGATGTGATGGATTGCTCGGTGGGCACGGTGCGTTCCCGTCTTCATTACGCCAAACAACTTCTTCAATCTGAATTGCAGGCATACGTTCGTTCCTAA
- a CDS encoding class II fumarate hydratase, translating to MNTRLERDSMGEMQVPADALYGASTQRAVLNFPISHRPLPERFIRGLGLVKLAAAQGNEELGLLPREKSLVIQQAAREVADGRLYSHFPVDVFQTGSGTSTNTNANEVIANRASQLTGNPIGSRKPIHPNDDVNLGQSSNDVIPTTLHVSVALALKELLLPAVESLAGALERKSAEFTKIMKIGRTHLMDATPMTLGQEFSGYARQVRKGAVRVNLAMEALAELAIGGTAVGTGINRHPEFPGKVCAVLNRETGLSFREASNHFEAQGARDDAVEVAGHLATVAAGLTKIASDIRLLGSGPRAGIGELRLPPTQPGSSIMPGKVNPVMSEMLIQVCHYVQGLTQTVALCGRDGQFELNVTLPLIAHALHESIACLAQGAAVFAERCVAGLEADEERCRSLVDRSLMLVTALNPYIGYDVAASVAKEAHATGRTLREIVLARGLLDEATLDRALDPRSMTSAHADGLAGHRA from the coding sequence ATGAATACCCGCTTGGAACGCGATTCGATGGGTGAAATGCAGGTGCCGGCCGATGCCTTGTACGGCGCATCCACCCAGCGAGCCGTCCTCAATTTCCCCATCAGCCATCGCCCGCTTCCCGAGCGCTTCATTCGCGGCCTTGGCCTGGTGAAGCTGGCCGCCGCACAGGGCAATGAGGAACTGGGACTGCTCCCGCGCGAAAAGAGCCTGGTCATCCAGCAGGCGGCGCGCGAAGTGGCCGACGGGCGGCTGTATTCGCATTTTCCCGTGGATGTGTTTCAGACGGGTTCGGGTACCTCGACGAATACCAATGCCAACGAGGTGATCGCAAACCGGGCGAGTCAGTTGACCGGTAATCCGATTGGATCCAGGAAGCCGATTCACCCCAACGACGACGTCAATCTCGGCCAGTCCTCCAATGACGTGATCCCGACGACGCTGCACGTGAGCGTCGCCCTCGCGCTGAAGGAGCTGCTCCTGCCGGCGGTTGAGAGCCTCGCTGGCGCGCTTGAGCGAAAGTCGGCGGAGTTCACGAAGATAATGAAAATAGGCCGCACCCATCTCATGGATGCGACACCGATGACGCTGGGGCAGGAGTTTTCGGGTTATGCGCGGCAGGTCAGAAAAGGAGCGGTCCGTGTCAACTTGGCGATGGAAGCGCTGGCGGAACTCGCGATCGGCGGCACGGCCGTGGGCACGGGCATCAACCGGCATCCGGAGTTTCCTGGGAAAGTGTGCGCCGTGTTGAATCGCGAGACCGGGCTGAGTTTCCGGGAGGCGTCGAATCACTTTGAAGCCCAGGGCGCGCGGGACGATGCGGTCGAGGTGGCGGGCCACCTGGCCACGGTCGCGGCCGGCTTGACCAAGATTGCCAGTGACATCCGGCTGCTGGGCTCCGGCCCCCGCGCGGGAATCGGCGAGCTCAGGCTGCCGCCGACGCAGCCCGGAAGCTCGATCATGCCGGGGAAGGTCAATCCCGTGATGAGTGAAATGCTCATTCAAGTCTGCCACTATGTGCAGGGACTCACGCAGACGGTCGCGCTGTGTGGGCGCGACGGCCAGTTCGAGCTGAATGTCACCCTGCCGCTGATCGCTCATGCGCTCCATGAATCCATCGCCTGCCTTGCCCAGGGGGCCGCGGTGTTCGCCGAGCGCTGTGTGGCCGGGCTTGAGGCGGATGAGGAACGATGCCGCTCCCTCGTGGATCGGTCGCTGATGCTGGTGACTGCGTTGAATCCATATATTGGATACGATGTCGCTGCGAGTGTTGCCAAGGAGGCGCACGCCACGGGCCGGACCCTGCGGGAAATCGTGCTGGCGCGCGGTTTGCTCGATGAGGCCACGCTCGATCGCGCACTCGACCCGCGATCAATGACGAGTGCGCATGCGGACGGCCTGGCGGGACACCGCGCCTGA
- a CDS encoding fumarate hydratase: MSTPTFSYQDPFPLGPDETEYRLLSTEGVSTTAFEGREILKIEPEVLAYIAQHAMRDTSFLLRPKHLKQVAAILDDPDASPNDRYVALTLLKNAEVAAEGILPFCQDTGTATVVAKKGQQVWTGANDAEWISRGIYETYTKENLRYSQTAPLDMWNEVNTGTNLPAQIDIYATEGAAYEFLFVAKGGGSANKTFLFQETKALLNPKSLEKFVTDKLSYLGTAACPPYHLVFVIGGTSAEACLKTVKLASTKYYDALPTTGNREGRAFRDLEWEKKILAIAQASGIGAQFGGKYFALDVRVVRLPRHGASCPVGMGVSCSADRNIKARITRDGIFLEKLETNPGRYIPTDQRFLKDERAVHIDLNQPMSAILAELSRHPVTTRVLLTGPLVVARDIAHAKLKERVDAGLGLPDYFKNHPVYYAGPAKTPKGYASGSFGPTTAGRMDGYVDQFQSLGGSMVMLAKGNRSPVVTAACKKHRGFYLGSIGGPAAILAKENIRKVELLEYPELGMEAVWKIEVEDFPAFVLVDDKGNDFFVNGCGACLPAKK, translated from the coding sequence ATGTCCACGCCCACATTTTCCTATCAGGACCCATTTCCCCTCGGACCCGACGAGACCGAGTATCGACTCCTTTCGACAGAGGGAGTCAGCACGACTGCGTTCGAGGGCCGGGAGATCCTCAAGATCGAACCGGAGGTACTTGCGTATATCGCGCAGCACGCGATGAGGGACACGTCCTTCCTTCTGCGACCAAAGCACCTGAAACAGGTCGCCGCGATTCTCGACGATCCGGATGCGTCACCAAACGACCGTTATGTCGCGCTGACGCTGCTGAAGAACGCAGAGGTCGCCGCCGAGGGCATCCTGCCCTTCTGTCAGGACACCGGTACAGCCACGGTGGTGGCAAAGAAGGGTCAGCAGGTCTGGACGGGGGCGAATGATGCCGAATGGATCTCCAGGGGGATCTACGAAACCTACACGAAGGAAAACCTGCGCTATTCGCAAACCGCTCCCCTCGACATGTGGAACGAGGTGAACACCGGCACCAATCTTCCAGCACAGATTGACATCTACGCCACCGAAGGCGCCGCCTACGAATTCCTCTTCGTCGCAAAGGGAGGCGGCTCAGCCAACAAGACATTCCTGTTTCAGGAGACCAAGGCCCTGCTCAATCCGAAGTCGCTGGAGAAGTTCGTCACCGACAAGCTTTCCTATCTCGGAACAGCCGCCTGCCCTCCCTACCACCTCGTTTTCGTCATCGGCGGCACGAGCGCGGAAGCCTGCCTGAAGACAGTGAAGCTGGCGTCAACCAAGTACTATGACGCTCTGCCGACCACAGGGAACCGCGAGGGGCGCGCGTTTCGCGATCTCGAATGGGAGAAGAAGATCCTCGCGATCGCCCAGGCGAGCGGGATCGGCGCTCAGTTTGGCGGCAAATATTTCGCGCTCGATGTCCGTGTTGTCCGCCTGCCACGGCACGGCGCCAGCTGCCCTGTCGGCATGGGCGTCTCCTGCTCGGCGGACCGGAACATCAAGGCGCGCATCACGAGGGACGGCATTTTTCTTGAAAAACTGGAGACCAATCCCGGCCGGTACATTCCGACTGACCAGCGATTTCTCAAGGACGAGCGCGCCGTGCACATTGATCTCAATCAACCGATGTCCGCGATTCTCGCCGAATTGTCGCGCCACCCCGTGACCACGCGGGTGCTCCTGACAGGACCGCTCGTGGTGGCCCGGGACATCGCCCACGCCAAGCTGAAGGAACGCGTCGATGCCGGTCTCGGACTTCCCGACTACTTCAAGAACCATCCAGTCTACTACGCGGGCCCGGCCAAGACGCCCAAGGGTTATGCGTCGGGCTCTTTTGGTCCGACCACGGCGGGGCGCATGGACGGTTATGTTGATCAGTTTCAATCCCTGGGCGGCTCCATGGTGATGCTGGCCAAGGGCAATCGCAGTCCAGTTGTGACCGCGGCCTGCAAGAAGCATCGCGGCTTCTATCTCGGCAGCATCGGCGGTCCGGCGGCAATCCTCGCAAAGGAGAACATCCGGAAGGTGGAGTTGCTCGAATATCCCGAACTCGGCATGGAGGCCGTGTGGAAAATCGAGGTGGAGGACTTCCCCGCGTTCGTGCTGGTGGATGACAAGGGCAACGATTTCTTCGTCAACGGCTGCGGAGCCTGCCTGCCGGCGAAAAAATGA
- a CDS encoding KpsF/GutQ family sugar-phosphate isomerase, whose product MALSRKTILQRARACIRIEMNALEATARGLDEGFVEVVHAIQTASSAGRKLIFSGIGKSAHVAQKLCGTFNSTGVSSCFLDATQALHGDLGLVEEGDLALLLSNSGQSEEIIRLVTPLKRFGVTIVAFTSRPDSELTRIADHALLYRVPREACPLALAPTSSTSAALALGDALAMVLLESRGLTRDDFAAYHPAGNLGRVLLLRVRDIMRTADRMPVALDTVTVQDAILAMTKAKSGSIALVDRKSGRLSGILTDGDFRRNALTAGPDFLSKPVSSFMTRTPKTIPDTALGVDALRLFEAHKIDDLIVVDRKGRPVGLVDGQDLPALKIV is encoded by the coding sequence ATGGCCCTCTCCCGAAAAACCATCCTCCAGCGCGCACGCGCCTGCATCCGGATTGAGATGAACGCACTCGAGGCAACCGCCAGGGGACTCGACGAGGGCTTTGTGGAGGTCGTCCATGCCATTCAAACCGCATCTTCTGCAGGCAGAAAACTCATCTTCTCCGGAATCGGCAAATCCGCCCATGTCGCGCAAAAGCTCTGTGGCACTTTCAACAGCACCGGCGTTTCATCCTGCTTCCTCGATGCGACACAGGCGCTGCATGGTGATCTCGGTCTCGTGGAGGAGGGAGACCTGGCGCTTCTGCTGAGCAACAGCGGCCAGTCTGAGGAAATCATCCGGCTCGTCACACCGCTGAAGCGATTCGGCGTGACAATAGTCGCCTTCACGTCGCGACCGGACTCCGAACTCACGCGCATCGCAGACCACGCCCTCCTCTATCGCGTGCCCAGGGAGGCCTGCCCGCTCGCGCTTGCGCCCACGTCCAGCACGTCCGCGGCTCTGGCGCTGGGCGACGCGCTTGCCATGGTGCTGCTGGAATCCCGCGGACTCACCCGCGACGACTTTGCGGCCTATCATCCCGCTGGCAATCTCGGGCGCGTCCTGCTGCTGCGCGTGCGCGACATCATGCGCACCGCTGATCGCATGCCGGTCGCACTGGACACCGTCACCGTTCAGGACGCGATCCTCGCCATGACAAAGGCGAAAAGCGGGTCCATAGCACTTGTGGACCGGAAATCGGGCAGGCTGAGTGGAATCCTGACCGACGGGGATTTTCGGCGCAATGCTCTCACCGCGGGGCCTGATTTCCTTTCGAAGCCGGTTTCAAGCTTCATGACACGCACGCCAAAGACCATTCCTGACACTGCGCTCGGGGTCGACGCCCTGCGGCTGTTTGAGGCGCACAAGATCGACGATCTGATCGTCGTCGACAGGAAAGGTCGCCCCGTCGGCCTGGTCGACGGGCAGGACCTGCCCGCGTTGAAGATCGTCTGA
- a CDS encoding LysM peptidoglycan-binding domain-containing protein, whose translation MTLRILLIGLVALGALLITPGCDPGERAATTAEVDDPGYRRGKELLRQGRNQEALAAFLKVIEKRGDDGPESHLEAGLLYQFHIKDPISAIYHYRKYRELKPNSPQADLVRQRIESATREFASTLPGDPLNNAVIPRYQGLDQIERYQRENEALKAEVATLRGQLMNRPALPPLTRDQALDSPVSPVTPAAATPAATVVLGSAAGASESGTQQGSRVASSSQASPSPSVPTRPSETSAVSRGRRHVVVKGDTLFNLAQRYYGDRSKWREIYAANRQIMRSENDLRVGMEVTIP comes from the coding sequence ATGACGCTTCGCATTCTTCTCATTGGCCTGGTCGCGCTGGGCGCCTTGCTCATCACCCCGGGATGCGATCCAGGCGAAAGAGCGGCGACGACAGCCGAGGTGGATGATCCCGGCTACAGGCGGGGCAAGGAACTGCTGCGTCAGGGGAGGAACCAGGAGGCGCTTGCGGCCTTTCTCAAGGTGATCGAAAAGCGCGGGGACGACGGCCCGGAATCCCACCTTGAGGCGGGATTGCTCTATCAGTTTCACATCAAGGATCCCATCTCGGCGATCTACCACTACAGGAAATACCGCGAGCTCAAGCCGAACTCGCCGCAGGCGGATCTCGTACGCCAGCGCATCGAGAGTGCAACGCGCGAGTTTGCGAGTACGCTCCCGGGAGATCCGCTGAACAATGCCGTAATCCCGCGGTATCAGGGGTTGGACCAGATTGAGCGGTATCAGCGCGAAAATGAGGCTTTGAAAGCGGAAGTCGCCACGTTGCGGGGTCAGCTGATGAACCGCCCGGCGCTGCCGCCGTTGACCCGGGATCAGGCTTTGGATTCGCCCGTGTCGCCCGTCACGCCAGCGGCTGCCACCCCCGCGGCGACTGTTGTCCTTGGGTCGGCGGCTGGGGCCTCTGAGTCAGGCACACAGCAGGGTTCCCGAGTTGCCTCCAGTTCGCAGGCTTCACCTTCACCCTCGGTGCCGACGCGTCCGTCTGAAACTTCCGCGGTGAGTCGAGGGCGCAGGCACGTGGTGGTCAAGGGCGACACGCTCTTCAATCTGGCACAGCGCTACTATGGCGATCGCTCGAAGTGGCGTGAGATTTACGCCGCGAACCGGCAGATCATGCGAAGTGAAAACGATCTTCGCGTCGGCATGGAAGTGACGATTCCCTGA
- a CDS encoding nucleotidyltransferase family protein produces the protein MSTGETPPRRREPRQMGAIILAAGASTRLGTPKQLLRVDGVAMIVRVVTAAMDSPLWPIVVVVGSSAAEVRAELARLPVLIAENSAWIEGMASSLRAGIATLQSFSRSLDGAVVALCDQPAFTRSTVAQLLEKAPSPLEGRIVAAQYQGRLGSPALFSRTYFEALSSLSGDAGARHVISTAQTAGHVIPVNLPELAFDLDTPADFDRLNQR, from the coding sequence ATGAGCACTGGTGAAACTCCCCCGCGCCGGAGAGAGCCAAGACAGATGGGTGCCATCATACTTGCGGCCGGGGCATCGACCCGACTGGGCACGCCCAAGCAACTGCTTCGCGTCGACGGCGTGGCGATGATCGTCCGCGTGGTCACAGCAGCCATGGATTCACCGCTCTGGCCCATCGTTGTCGTTGTGGGCTCCTCCGCAGCGGAGGTCAGGGCCGAGCTCGCACGCCTTCCCGTGTTGATCGCGGAAAATTCCGCATGGATCGAGGGCATGGCCTCCTCTCTGCGCGCTGGCATCGCGACATTGCAGTCGTTTTCACGCAGCCTCGACGGCGCGGTGGTCGCCCTGTGTGACCAGCCGGCCTTCACACGCTCAACTGTTGCCCAGTTGCTGGAGAAGGCGCCGTCTCCCCTGGAGGGTCGCATTGTTGCGGCGCAGTACCAGGGCCGCCTGGGTTCACCGGCGCTTTTCAGCCGCACATATTTCGAGGCGCTCTCCAGTCTCAGCGGCGATGCCGGTGCCCGTCATGTCATCTCGACCGCGCAAACGGCCGGACACGTTATTCCCGTGAATCTGCCTGAACTGGCATTCGACCTCGACACGCCGGCGGATTTTGACCGGCTCAACCAACGCTGA
- a CDS encoding XdhC family protein, whose protein sequence is MPASCLNATSPQALFALGKYKRHDLTLSRLLWPSHGVQSEGHEPALDAGRHLEKHPGVTEISEIVHCLSQPDVYPAALATLVTVRGSSYRRPGARLLLTAQGARTGSISGGCLEEDVLQHARTVLATGKPVVVTYDTTEENDLLWGVGLGCHGVVEIFIERLSHPPVWVGVLRENQARRQTTRLWVRFRGGALSEQGTHLAGDGRDAPLADVFDQSIRSPVALHVLGAGDDARPLVQFASQLGWRVTVADPRSAFATAARFPLAHRVAVMPAAVASETLAPDSDSAAVIMTHHYVHDLPLLGAVLPLPYFYVGLLGPRKRAERLLGDLASKGCPITSAQRARLHGPVGLDLGSDAPEAVAVAIIAEILAIRNARDARPLRDRALPIHQ, encoded by the coding sequence ATGCCTGCATCCTGCCTCAACGCCACCTCCCCGCAAGCCTTGTTCGCCCTCGGGAAATACAAACGACATGACCTGACCCTATCCCGGCTCCTGTGGCCCTCCCACGGGGTTCAATCAGAGGGACATGAACCTGCGCTCGACGCGGGGCGTCATCTCGAAAAACATCCTGGCGTGACGGAGATCTCCGAAATCGTCCATTGCCTCAGCCAGCCGGACGTCTATCCGGCGGCGCTGGCGACCTTGGTCACGGTCAGGGGTTCATCCTACCGGCGGCCGGGCGCCCGGCTGCTGCTGACGGCGCAGGGTGCCCGCACGGGGTCGATCAGCGGAGGCTGCCTGGAGGAGGATGTGCTGCAACATGCCCGCACGGTCCTGGCCACCGGCAAACCGGTGGTGGTCACCTACGACACCACCGAAGAGAACGATCTGCTCTGGGGCGTGGGGCTGGGGTGCCACGGGGTCGTCGAGATTTTCATCGAACGCCTGTCTCACCCGCCGGTCTGGGTCGGCGTCCTGCGCGAAAACCAGGCAAGGCGGCAAACCACCCGCCTGTGGGTGCGGTTCCGCGGCGGCGCGCTGTCCGAACAAGGAACGCATCTGGCCGGGGACGGCCGCGACGCCCCGCTGGCCGATGTATTCGATCAGTCGATACGGTCACCGGTTGCGCTGCATGTGCTCGGCGCGGGCGACGATGCCCGGCCGCTGGTGCAGTTTGCCAGCCAGCTCGGCTGGCGGGTCACCGTGGCGGATCCGCGCTCGGCCTTCGCCACCGCGGCCCGCTTCCCGCTCGCGCACCGGGTGGCGGTCATGCCGGCGGCCGTCGCGAGCGAGACGCTCGCGCCCGACAGCGATTCAGCGGCGGTGATCATGACGCACCACTACGTCCATGACCTGCCGCTGCTGGGAGCCGTGCTGCCACTGCCCTACTTCTACGTCGGTCTGCTCGGACCGCGCAAACGCGCGGAACGCCTGCTGGGCGATCTTGCCAGCAAGGGCTGCCCGATTACTTCGGCACAACGCGCCCGGCTGCACGGCCCCGTCGGACTGGACCTCGGCAGCGACGCCCCGGAGGCGGTCGCTGTCGCGATCATCGCTGAAATCCTCGCGATCCGGAATGCACGCGACGCCCGTCCGCTGCGCGACCGCGCCCTTCCGATCCACCAATGA
- a CDS encoding sigma-70 family RNA polymerase sigma factor: MTDVINDSRHATMPQLIVRKLEATARSIYLNYNVRSAVFVYAKIDKTLEFLQGYPRHLETWRAWKGTPFLPMADSNHSRWFAEEIQPYEPSLRAYLSRRFPTVRDHDDLIQDTFVRTLRVRERGRLDHIKAYLFATVRNAAIDWLRRHRRETRDLTGLSDDMHVLDEKPGVRDELERRQEFEAVVEAVMALPGRCRDVMVLRFLEGFKTCEIAERLEISTETVRVQLFKGIRTCTANLGRRGFLEHRGVACESP, encoded by the coding sequence TTGACCGACGTTATCAATGATAGCAGGCATGCAACCATGCCGCAATTGATCGTCCGCAAGCTCGAGGCCACCGCGAGATCGATCTATTTAAATTACAACGTTCGCTCGGCCGTTTTCGTTTACGCTAAAATAGACAAAACTCTGGAATTTTTACAGGGATATCCTCGACACCTTGAGACCTGGAGGGCATGGAAAGGCACCCCTTTTTTACCCATGGCGGATTCCAATCACAGCCGGTGGTTCGCGGAAGAGATTCAACCGTACGAACCTTCTCTCCGGGCCTATCTGTCCAGGCGGTTTCCGACTGTTCGCGACCATGACGATCTTATCCAGGACACGTTTGTGCGCACATTGCGCGTCCGGGAGCGGGGGCGACTCGATCATATCAAGGCGTATTTGTTCGCAACGGTGCGCAATGCGGCAATCGATTGGCTGCGACGCCACCGACGTGAAACCCGCGACCTGACGGGGCTCTCGGATGACATGCATGTTCTCGATGAGAAACCGGGCGTTCGCGACGAGTTGGAGCGCAGGCAGGAGTTTGAAGCGGTGGTGGAAGCCGTCATGGCGTTGCCCGGCCGCTGCCGGGATGTCATGGTCCTCCGTTTTCTGGAAGGCTTCAAGACATGTGAAATTGCCGAAAGGCTGGAAATTTCGACTGAGACGGTGCGGGTGCAATTGTTCAAAGGCATCCGCACCTGCACGGCCAACCTGGGTCGCAGGGGTTTCCTCGAACACCGGGGTGTCGCCTGCGAATCGCCATGA
- a CDS encoding FecR domain-containing protein: MNEPTQFEGDFQEAVADRALLWLIERDEGFADGRAREFEAWKNEHPRHVQAVHEMEVKFSVLARLPEARSRLAHLVPPARTNAAALLSVSSPARHAFSFWKTAGFAALAAGVVIIVAGGLKFGVGPPDSGRTSLVSDGTNRTVDLRDGSIVHLNAASEVSVHFEDKERRLALVRGEAHFEVAHNPDRPFVVEIENVRVRAVGTAFSVAKGDGSVRIVVTEGKVAVSGPESAAGLPSDERPLEAGQALNVGKGEAVWQAPLEIIDKAAMRDKAMRRRLVEFTLAEAVDRMAKKGGPTITILDSELATRRIGGTFDTLKLEPLLQLLSKQNDIVIERDPGGGATLRLAR, encoded by the coding sequence ATGAACGAACCGACGCAATTCGAGGGGGACTTTCAAGAGGCGGTCGCTGACCGGGCGTTACTCTGGCTGATCGAGCGAGACGAAGGTTTCGCCGACGGCCGGGCGCGCGAGTTCGAGGCTTGGAAGAACGAGCACCCACGGCATGTGCAGGCTGTGCATGAAATGGAGGTGAAGTTCTCGGTGCTCGCCCGGCTGCCCGAGGCCCGGTCCAGGCTTGCGCATCTGGTTCCCCCTGCGCGGACGAATGCTGCGGCTCTCCTCTCCGTGTCGTCCCCGGCCAGACATGCTTTTTCTTTCTGGAAAACCGCCGGATTCGCCGCCCTCGCGGCGGGTGTGGTCATCATCGTGGCCGGTGGGTTGAAGTTTGGCGTCGGGCCTCCGGACTCCGGACGAACCTCGCTTGTTTCCGATGGGACAAATCGCACGGTAGACCTGCGCGACGGATCGATCGTCCACCTCAATGCCGCCTCCGAGGTCAGCGTTCATTTCGAGGACAAGGAGCGGCGTCTTGCGTTGGTTCGGGGCGAGGCTCACTTCGAGGTGGCGCACAATCCCGACCGGCCATTTGTCGTCGAGATCGAGAATGTGCGTGTGCGGGCGGTGGGAACGGCATTCTCGGTGGCGAAGGGGGATGGCAGCGTCAGGATCGTCGTGACCGAAGGAAAGGTTGCTGTCTCTGGGCCGGAGTCTGCCGCCGGCCTCCCGTCGGACGAGCGCCCCCTTGAGGCGGGACAGGCGCTGAACGTCGGAAAGGGGGAGGCTGTCTGGCAGGCACCTCTGGAAATCATAGACAAGGCAGCGATGCGCGACAAGGCAATGCGCAGGCGTTTGGTGGAGTTTACCCTGGCGGAGGCGGTCGACCGGATGGCCAAGAAGGGGGGACCGACGATCACGATTCTCGATTCAGAACTGGCGACCCGGCGCATTGGTGGCACGTTCGATACGTTGAAGCTGGAACCGCTGCTGCAACTTCTATCCAAACAGAACGATATTGTGATTGAACGGGATCCTGGAGGGGGCGCGACCTTGCGCCTCGCGCGATAA